A window of the Desulfobacula toluolica Tol2 genome harbors these coding sequences:
- a CDS encoding GNAT family N-acetyltransferase — MISYKGKKTRLRPIHKNDIEKSLIWKNDPEIRENVQGYRFPVTERMEEIWYESALNGQSRTKVIFSIESLKDNMFVGFIELNQIDWISRRCSFGITIGEKEYQNIGIGKDSIILLFNYAFEYLNIRKICLEVAAYNTKAINLYKKIGFIEEGILKEHLYLNNKYHDIILMRLFGTEFRDANQTLTKL, encoded by the coding sequence ATGATTTCATATAAAGGGAAAAAAACACGTTTGCGTCCAATTCATAAAAATGACATAGAGAAATCTCTAATTTGGAAAAATGACCCTGAAATACGGGAAAATGTTCAGGGTTATCGTTTTCCTGTAACAGAAAGAATGGAGGAAATATGGTATGAATCAGCCCTAAATGGACAAAGCCGAACAAAAGTAATATTCTCAATTGAATCACTTAAAGATAATATGTTTGTAGGATTTATAGAACTTAATCAAATAGATTGGATATCAAGGCGCTGTAGTTTTGGAATCACTATAGGGGAAAAGGAGTACCAAAACATAGGAATTGGTAAGGATAGCATAATCTTACTCTTTAATTATGCATTCGAATACCTCAATATTAGGAAAATATGCTTGGAAGTCGCTGCATACAACACCAAGGCCATAAATTTATACAAAAAGATTGGTTTTATTGAAGAAGGGATATTAAAAGAGCATTTGTATTTAAATAACAAATATCATGACATAATTTTAATGAGACTATTTGGGACAGAATTTCGGGATGCCAATCAAACCTTGACAAAATTATAA
- a CDS encoding B12-binding domain-containing radical SAM protein gives MKIKMVNIENGLQGIGFRKMSSYVKSLNKDTTTYFISPTNQFSLFNRIFLNSDFNLLGDLDIIAQELSCADLLGFSFMSECRDITAQLISRIKNINKNAIIFVGGPHARIYPEDCLNFSDIICVSEGERPFFQFYQKIQNGNDYFDIPGLTYLKKDGSIVNTKPSAPMTNEELTAAPFIDFDVKNKFYDTKKKQFVPMDSKLYKKWLGLNLNIIWTRGCPNKCAYCYNSAFLRYHKKYAQLRHPSPKYMVDEIRSVLKTHPMISWISFFDDGMMALKPEVLQEFADVYSKEIKLPFLTYGTHPNYINDEKVKILVKAGSIFFRMGIQNCSPTVLNIYNRKTSLNKIIQSTRVINKYKKFIAPPAYDIILDNPFATSEDLKEHMENMYLIPRPYVINLHSLRIVLGSALEDNIKKYTNRETIEAKDKNLLHPEATFFNIMHYILSVVKIPHFLFRYSLDHIYNPKEYKTLIIFVRFIFLVRRALGHLKNLDFSFLTGRGSFVPYFLWKVGVLKFYNKIMYEKRNKI, from the coding sequence ATGAAAATTAAAATGGTTAATATCGAAAATGGTTTACAGGGCATAGGATTTAGAAAAATGTCAAGTTATGTGAAAAGTCTTAATAAAGATACAACTACTTATTTTATTTCTCCAACAAATCAATTTTCATTATTTAATCGTATATTCTTAAACTCAGATTTCAACTTATTAGGTGATTTGGATATTATTGCTCAGGAATTATCATGTGCAGATCTTCTGGGTTTTTCATTTATGAGTGAGTGTCGAGATATAACTGCGCAATTAATTTCACGAATTAAAAATATTAATAAAAATGCAATCATTTTTGTAGGAGGCCCGCATGCTAGGATATATCCTGAAGACTGTCTTAATTTTTCTGATATAATTTGTGTCAGTGAAGGTGAGCGTCCTTTTTTTCAGTTTTATCAAAAAATTCAAAATGGTAACGATTATTTTGATATACCGGGTTTAACTTATCTAAAGAAAGATGGATCAATTGTGAATACGAAACCATCTGCCCCAATGACCAATGAAGAATTAACTGCTGCCCCATTTATTGATTTTGATGTTAAAAATAAATTCTATGATACAAAAAAAAAACAATTTGTTCCGATGGATTCAAAATTATATAAGAAATGGCTTGGCTTGAATTTGAACATAATATGGACAAGAGGGTGTCCAAATAAATGTGCCTATTGCTATAATTCAGCTTTTTTGCGATATCATAAAAAATATGCACAATTACGACATCCATCTCCAAAATATATGGTTGATGAGATAAGGTCGGTTTTAAAGACTCACCCAATGATTTCTTGGATATCATTTTTTGATGATGGTATGATGGCATTAAAACCAGAAGTTCTACAGGAGTTTGCTGATGTTTATTCAAAAGAAATAAAACTTCCCTTTTTAACCTATGGAACGCATCCAAATTATATCAATGATGAAAAAGTTAAGATTCTTGTAAAAGCGGGTTCTATATTTTTTAGAATGGGTATTCAAAACTGTAGTCCAACAGTTTTAAATATTTATAATCGTAAAACTTCATTGAACAAAATAATTCAATCTACACGTGTTATTAATAAATATAAAAAATTTATTGCGCCCCCTGCTTATGACATTATTCTTGATAATCCATTTGCAACATCTGAAGACTTAAAAGAGCATATGGAAAATATGTACTTAATCCCAAGACCTTATGTTATAAATCTACATTCATTAAGGATTGTTTTAGGCTCTGCGCTTGAGGATAATATAAAGAAATATACAAATAGAGAAACCATAGAAGCTAAAGATAAGAATTTGTTACATCCAGAAGCAACTTTTTTTAATATTATGCATTATATTTTAAGTGTTGTAAAGATTCCGCATTTTTTATTTAGATATTCTCTTGATCATATATATAATCCTAAAGAGTATAAAACCCTTATCATTTTTGTGCGCTTTATTTTTTTAGTGAGAAGAGCTTTGGGGCATTTGAAAAATCTTGATTTTTCTTTTTTGACGGGTCGTGGTAGTTTTGTTCCATATTTTCTTTGGAAGGTTGGAGTTCTAAAATTTTATAATAAAATCATGTATGAAAAACGCAATAAAATATAA
- a CDS encoding amidohydrolase family protein, translated as MEIIDSHIHVGDIYHGFPIKYPLSKIPFGLMSIFEASQFKSPFKRKLKKDNNQTNLQQGKFGRFLGDIAYMESCRRIQFSDTDHIITAFDRNKVDKAIVLPIEPNVTTKNIIALSKEQPRFIPFGSVNFHSLRYMEELKENIQNGIKGLKIHPVIQRIHPENKKIYQVLEEISIYSMPVCFHVGPCRAGIVKIEEEEYAHPDQILTLVKNFPNVPFVFAHMGLEYKDYVIELAQKHKNIYLDTSFQTAKTIKKAIMSIDVDRILFGSDFPLVSQTTSIKIINKYIKDQIVKKKIFSENIKKLLGI; from the coding sequence ATGGAGATAATAGATAGTCATATACATGTTGGTGATATTTACCATGGATTTCCAATAAAATATCCACTTTCTAAGATACCATTTGGATTGATGAGTATTTTTGAGGCATCACAGTTTAAAAGTCCTTTTAAAAGAAAACTAAAAAAGGATAATAATCAAACCAATTTGCAGCAAGGAAAATTTGGCAGGTTTCTTGGTGATATCGCGTATATGGAGAGTTGCCGAAGGATTCAATTTTCTGATACTGATCATATTATAACTGCATTTGATAGAAACAAAGTTGATAAAGCCATTGTACTACCAATTGAGCCTAATGTTACAACAAAAAATATTATAGCATTATCAAAAGAACAACCCAGATTTATTCCCTTTGGCTCAGTTAATTTTCATTCTCTAAGATATATGGAAGAACTTAAAGAAAATATCCAGAACGGTATAAAGGGATTAAAAATTCATCCAGTGATTCAGCGAATTCATCCTGAAAATAAAAAAATATATCAAGTTTTGGAAGAAATTTCTATATACTCTATGCCCGTATGTTTTCATGTCGGTCCTTGTAGAGCAGGTATTGTTAAAATTGAGGAAGAGGAATATGCTCATCCTGATCAAATTTTAACTCTTGTCAAAAATTTTCCTAATGTTCCATTTGTTTTCGCGCATATGGGCTTAGAATATAAAGATTATGTTATTGAACTAGCACAAAAACATAAAAACATATATTTGGATACGAGTTTTCAAACTGCTAAAACAATTAAAAAGGCAATTATGTCTATAGATGTTGATAGAATTCTTTTTGGAAGCGATTTTCCATTAGTAAGTCAAACCACATCAATTAAAATAATTAATAAATACATAAAAGATCAAATTGTAAAAAAAAAAATATTTTCAGAGAACATTAAAAAGTTATTAGGCATTTAA
- a CDS encoding radical SAM protein, with product MALSLKNRKSCIKNIKIDMDKYNIDSHKLIYHVSRVNDWLNGEPIYPIYMEISPTGACNHRCSFCGLDFMKYSSRKIDISVLKKRLPEFGRLGLKSIMYAGEGEPFLHKDIAEMIMLSKESGIDAAVTSNGVLFKKKLAENILSYCSWIKFSINSGTPDTYAKIHGTKSEDFKTVIDNLCYAAEYREKHGIKCTLGVQILLLPEVESEIELLTKIVRDIGMDYLVVKPYSQHPQSITKKYKDIVYSKYDYLYGKLKEYDSDTFSVIVRLNTMRSWDKCYKNYEKCFGLPFWSYIDAGGNVWGCSVYLNDNRFFYGNIIDNSFQEIWESDRRKKSMNFVENELSVSKCRINCRMDNINKYLWELHHPNDHVNFI from the coding sequence GTGGCATTAAGTTTAAAAAACAGGAAATCCTGCATAAAGAATATTAAAATTGATATGGATAAGTATAATATAGACAGTCACAAATTAATATACCATGTCTCAAGGGTAAATGACTGGCTTAACGGTGAACCTATCTACCCAATCTACATGGAAATAAGCCCTACTGGAGCGTGCAATCATAGATGTTCCTTTTGCGGTCTTGATTTTATGAAATATTCATCCAGAAAGATTGATATCTCGGTTTTAAAAAAGAGATTGCCTGAATTTGGCCGTCTCGGTTTGAAAAGTATTATGTATGCCGGAGAAGGGGAGCCATTTCTTCATAAAGACATTGCGGAAATGATTATGCTTTCAAAAGAGAGTGGTATTGATGCGGCAGTAACATCAAACGGAGTTTTGTTTAAAAAAAAACTTGCGGAAAATATACTTTCATATTGTTCATGGATTAAATTCAGTATTAATTCTGGTACTCCAGATACTTATGCAAAGATACACGGAACAAAATCCGAAGACTTTAAGACCGTAATTGACAATCTTTGCTATGCAGCTGAATATCGTGAAAAACATGGAATAAAATGTACCCTGGGTGTACAGATTCTTCTTTTGCCTGAAGTCGAGAGTGAAATTGAACTCTTAACCAAAATTGTAAGAGATATCGGCATGGATTACCTTGTTGTCAAGCCTTATTCACAACATCCTCAAAGCATTACTAAAAAATATAAAGATATTGTTTACTCCAAATATGACTATTTGTATGGGAAATTAAAGGAATATGATTCTGATACTTTTTCAGTGATTGTCAGGCTTAATACGATGCGGAGTTGGGATAAATGTTATAAAAACTATGAAAAGTGTTTTGGATTGCCATTCTGGTCATATATCGATGCCGGAGGCAATGTCTGGGGTTGCAGTGTATATCTTAACGATAATAGATTTTTTTATGGAAATATTATTGATAATTCATTTCAGGAAATTTGGGAAAGTGATAGACGAAAGAAATCTATGAATTTTGTTGAGAATGAATTGTCTGTTTCTAAATGTCGGATAAACTGCAGAATGGATAATATTAATAAATATCTTTGGGAGTTGCATCATCCCAATGACCATGTTAATTTTATTTGA
- a CDS encoding glycosyltransferase family protein: MLTRQNFDNKLPEKQVIWSWADNDDFKTVIDLLMESGVPENDIGEMLFRYADQAIAENKLSTAIAILIFLAEALEDKSEAPPLLKKVGQLYALTSKYDKAREYYGKLPLTLENIKLCFETFIPLLDINGLLSLRDSIILRVNETSQKNIHSIINKILLNIYTFPDIFTSHADLFKKNIEHIKTNPPFSQNSKQYESFISFDSSQIPQPNIIKISDNFYTKKDGVWLKIPPSAYMTNETKKLIQNNLSIMVHCDSFESFFIFIDKIKTNEPQPIKFGCWVIVDFEVLRQMMHIIDFSPLNNCDFVIRFIDKNNLRSQLTHILLERKLPFIDRAIYISQDDPIFFSKHVLPILKDHRADIVYNIESYEQQLCKIFPDNYHDTVIQKIKTGQKLNILFFTSRFTTYLQYSTRDIAKGFRQLGHNTFIEIEDEDSSVSIRKDVCLENLINFKPDVIFSINNLRQSYPWIPKSIPFITWMQDLMPHIAGLKNPSIITDHDYIFSFSQDWIDNYFKNHTAFKNKKIHCLPVTVDTNIYHPISSCKKKYKVTSITHLVNPGLTFLPIIEGNTISEIKSEAEVFFLKQLVYELDHSSLAKVQQISSNSVDRKKIAEKVCQKIGIPINDTLLKLTNPRNDKNEFSRFTYHCLSLMKIKPILALITNNIDVRVFGRNWEKYPQFKNIAMGIADNGKALNKIINESCINLNSAATSFHMKVPEVMAAEGFLLTRRIPRCYDAMPITDFFDENKEIIFYEDEFDLVKKVNFFLKNKKIRNKLAKAAHNKFITCYGVDKAAQSILKIMKNKK, from the coding sequence ATGCTTACCAGACAAAATTTTGACAATAAACTTCCTGAAAAGCAAGTGATATGGTCTTGGGCCGATAATGATGATTTTAAAACCGTCATTGACCTATTGATGGAATCAGGTGTGCCTGAAAATGATATTGGAGAGATGCTATTCAGATATGCCGATCAAGCCATAGCAGAAAATAAATTGAGTACAGCAATAGCTATACTAATATTTTTAGCAGAAGCTCTTGAAGACAAATCAGAAGCCCCTCCTTTGCTAAAAAAAGTCGGACAACTTTATGCATTAACATCAAAATACGACAAAGCAAGAGAGTATTATGGAAAGTTGCCTTTAACCTTGGAAAATATCAAATTATGTTTTGAAACATTCATCCCTTTACTTGATATAAACGGGCTATTATCTTTGCGGGACTCCATTATTCTAAGGGTTAATGAAACCTCCCAAAAAAATATCCATTCCATAATCAATAAAATATTACTTAATATTTACACATTTCCTGATATTTTTACCTCCCATGCTGATTTATTTAAGAAAAATATTGAACATATTAAAACCAACCCGCCATTTTCCCAAAACTCAAAGCAATATGAAAGTTTTATTTCTTTTGATTCATCCCAAATCCCGCAGCCCAATATTATAAAAATTTCTGACAATTTCTATACAAAAAAAGATGGGGTCTGGTTAAAAATCCCCCCTTCTGCGTACATGACAAATGAAACGAAAAAGCTGATACAAAATAATTTAAGTATCATGGTACATTGTGATTCTTTTGAATCCTTTTTTATTTTCATTGATAAAATCAAAACAAATGAACCGCAGCCTATTAAGTTTGGATGCTGGGTGATCGTTGACTTTGAAGTACTCCGACAAATGATGCATATAATAGATTTTTCACCATTGAATAATTGTGATTTTGTTATCCGCTTTATCGATAAAAATAATTTACGCTCACAATTGACACATATCTTGCTTGAAAGAAAACTTCCTTTTATAGACAGAGCGATATATATATCTCAAGATGATCCCATTTTTTTTTCAAAGCATGTGCTACCTATACTCAAAGACCATAGAGCAGATATAGTATATAATATTGAAAGTTATGAACAGCAGCTTTGTAAAATTTTTCCAGATAATTACCACGACACTGTCATACAAAAAATCAAAACCGGACAGAAATTAAATATTCTTTTTTTTACTTCAAGGTTTACAACTTATTTGCAATACTCCACCCGAGATATTGCAAAAGGATTTAGGCAATTAGGCCATAATACTTTTATTGAGATAGAAGATGAGGACTCCAGTGTGAGCATCAGAAAAGATGTATGCCTGGAAAACTTAATTAATTTTAAGCCAGACGTTATTTTTTCCATTAATAACCTTCGGCAATCCTATCCATGGATACCCAAAAGCATTCCGTTTATAACTTGGATGCAGGATTTAATGCCACATATAGCTGGTCTAAAAAATCCTTCGATAATTACCGACCATGATTATATTTTTTCTTTTTCTCAAGATTGGATTGACAATTATTTTAAAAATCATACTGCATTCAAAAATAAAAAGATACATTGTCTCCCAGTAACCGTTGACACAAATATTTATCATCCCATATCTTCATGCAAAAAAAAATATAAAGTAACCAGCATCACACATTTAGTAAATCCTGGACTCACTTTCCTACCGATCATCGAGGGCAATACGATTTCAGAAATCAAATCAGAGGCTGAAGTATTTTTTTTAAAGCAATTGGTTTATGAATTAGATCATAGTTCTTTGGCTAAAGTACAACAGATCAGCTCAAACTCTGTAGATAGAAAGAAAATTGCAGAAAAAGTATGTCAAAAAATAGGGATACCCATAAATGATACACTGCTAAAATTAACAAACCCTCGTAATGACAAAAATGAATTTAGCCGTTTTACATATCATTGTTTATCCCTCATGAAAATCAAACCCATACTTGCTCTAATCACAAATAACATTGATGTGCGGGTTTTTGGAAGAAACTGGGAAAAATACCCTCAATTTAAAAATATTGCGATGGGTATTGCTGATAATGGCAAGGCTCTTAACAAAATAATTAATGAATCATGCATTAACTTAAACAGCGCAGCAACATCTTTTCATATGAAGGTGCCGGAAGTTATGGCAGCTGAAGGTTTTTTACTTACTCGTCGTATTCCAAGGTGTTATGATGCTATGCCAATAACCGACTTTTTTGATGAAAACAAAGAAATTATTTTTTATGAGGATGAGTTTGACTTAGTAAAAAAAGTAAATTTTTTTTTGAAAAACAAAAAAATAAGAAATAAATTAGCAAAAGCAGCTCATAACAAATTCATTACTTGCTATGGTGTAGACAAAGCTGCTCAATCTATCTTAAAAATAATGAAAAATAAAAAATGA
- a CDS encoding B12-binding domain-containing radical SAM protein, whose product MRKILLISSGHSFFKGALWGGYDYEIPLNVAYTASFLESKGFEVDVIDTQILKDAQKILNEIDYTSYIAIGINSELSTTYDAYELIGFMKFKTSRTPIFAFGVFTVLKEILLKECVYLDYVIYGEEEHSCHELVSALELHGNINKIKGLIFRKGSEIVKNKPHECEKNLDSLPFPARSKFDLEKYYPSPGKYFKLPQFSILTSRGCNGQCFFCSNLRGKEMRYRSPKNIVDEIDLLQNTYNAKEVFFIDDNFTADRVRVMEFVRLMKKRDRKIFIRVISRVDTVDKEMLQQLKEIGLYSIGYGVESGDNNILSFNNKKITLDQVEYAVNIAKELNIETRCFFMLNLPGDTQATTEKTFRFIKKIRPDLVNIQITYPWPGTAMREYVKLNFKINEELWNDWEASSGDAVTFLQSDLTESYIKNMYKKIIRNHYIRFGFILNWLFRLKSFHDLKYSFLQFCSLIKKTVMPG is encoded by the coding sequence ATGAGAAAAATTTTATTAATATCAAGTGGTCATTCTTTTTTCAAAGGTGCTTTATGGGGTGGATATGATTATGAAATTCCACTTAATGTTGCATATACTGCGTCTTTCCTTGAATCCAAAGGTTTTGAAGTCGATGTTATTGACACACAAATATTAAAAGACGCTCAAAAAATATTAAATGAAATTGACTATACTTCATATATCGCCATCGGTATTAATTCTGAATTATCAACAACTTATGATGCCTATGAATTAATTGGGTTTATGAAATTCAAAACAAGTAGAACTCCGATATTTGCATTTGGCGTATTTACAGTCCTAAAAGAAATTTTATTAAAAGAATGTGTTTATTTAGATTATGTTATTTATGGAGAAGAAGAACATTCCTGCCATGAATTGGTATCAGCACTTGAGTTACATGGAAATATCAATAAAATTAAAGGGCTGATATTTAGAAAGGGCTCAGAAATTGTTAAAAATAAACCACATGAATGTGAGAAAAACCTTGATTCTTTACCTTTTCCTGCCCGTTCAAAATTTGATTTGGAAAAATATTACCCTTCGCCTGGTAAATACTTTAAACTTCCTCAGTTTTCAATTTTAACGAGTAGAGGATGTAATGGTCAGTGTTTTTTTTGTTCAAATTTAAGAGGCAAAGAAATGCGCTATCGAAGCCCGAAAAATATCGTTGATGAAATTGATTTGTTGCAAAATACATATAATGCCAAAGAAGTTTTTTTCATTGATGATAATTTTACGGCAGATCGAGTTCGAGTCATGGAATTTGTAAGACTCATGAAAAAAAGAGATAGAAAAATTTTTATTCGGGTTATATCAAGAGTTGATACAGTTGATAAAGAAATGTTGCAACAGTTAAAAGAAATTGGTTTATATAGCATTGGTTATGGTGTGGAGTCAGGAGACAATAATATATTGTCCTTTAATAATAAGAAGATTACTCTGGATCAAGTTGAATATGCCGTGAACATTGCGAAAGAATTAAATATTGAAACACGTTGTTTTTTTATGCTTAACTTACCTGGTGATACACAAGCAACTACTGAAAAAACATTTCGTTTTATAAAAAAAATCAGACCGGACCTCGTTAATATACAAATTACATATCCATGGCCTGGAACAGCAATGCGTGAATATGTAAAATTAAATTTTAAAATAAATGAAGAGCTTTGGAATGATTGGGAAGCAAGTTCCGGGGATGCTGTAACCTTCCTGCAATCTGATTTGACTGAAAGTTATATTAAAAATATGTATAAAAAAATTATTCGTAATCATTATATTAGATTTGGGTTTATATTGAATTGGCTATTCAGGCTGAAGTCATTTCACGATTTAAAATATTCTTTTTTACAATTTTGTAGTTTGATTAAAAAGACAGTAATGCCCGGTTAG
- a CDS encoding GNAT family N-acetyltransferase, which produces MHVELLFGKDLADWDKYILRKKASIYSTVSWLDLLKKTYRFDCACLCVKKNGVISGGIPIFFVKSILLGNKICSNPFNLFGDIFYDNESECELLIGSLLNLYQHNSFNVIHLRTFQKLPESIIYKYNIKQSDSKVIPILKLSSDYDEFIKNCKKQFRINLKSSILKISGSGEFAVFSSCYSNKDWKDFYHLVCKLFKNKHLMFPAPFEFFLNIRKYWSKENYSLYILRHREKCVAGILILKFKDKAYYSWSASSIEYNKWGVSTFLLHHIIEDLATQGISWFDLGVTSSENKGLLFFKTRWGADIVHPYDYLIFLKKKLVYNEYSSSQSFLTLRKPIKLLPDFIFSSLTRLLYRHLA; this is translated from the coding sequence ATGCATGTAGAATTATTATTCGGAAAAGATTTAGCAGATTGGGATAAGTATATCCTTCGAAAAAAAGCGAGTATCTATAGTACGGTATCATGGCTCGATTTATTAAAAAAAACCTATCGTTTTGATTGTGCTTGTTTGTGTGTCAAGAAAAACGGAGTTATTTCTGGTGGAATTCCGATTTTCTTTGTTAAAAGTATTCTTTTGGGTAATAAAATATGTTCAAATCCATTTAATCTGTTCGGTGATATTTTTTATGATAATGAATCGGAATGTGAATTATTAATTGGTAGTCTTCTAAATTTATACCAACATAATAGTTTTAATGTCATTCATTTAAGAACATTTCAAAAATTACCTGAAAGTATTATTTATAAATATAATATAAAACAATCTGACTCAAAAGTTATACCCATATTAAAGCTATCGAGTGATTATGATGAATTTATTAAGAATTGTAAAAAACAATTTCGTATAAATTTGAAAAGTTCAATTTTAAAAATTAGCGGTAGCGGAGAGTTTGCAGTCTTTTCTTCTTGCTATTCCAATAAAGATTGGAAAGATTTTTATCATCTTGTTTGTAAACTTTTTAAAAATAAGCATCTTATGTTCCCAGCTCCATTTGAGTTTTTTTTGAATATAAGGAAATATTGGAGTAAAGAGAATTATAGTTTGTATATTTTGCGGCATAGGGAAAAATGTGTCGCAGGTATTCTAATTTTAAAGTTTAAAGATAAAGCATACTATTCGTGGAGCGCATCATCGATAGAATACAATAAATGGGGCGTTTCAACATTTTTACTTCATCATATTATTGAAGATTTAGCAACACAAGGAATTTCATGGTTTGATTTAGGCGTAACTTCATCAGAAAATAAAGGATTGCTTTTTTTTAAGACCAGGTGGGGTGCAGATATCGTTCATCCGTATGATTATTTGATTTTTTTGAAGAAAAAATTAGTTTATAATGAATATAGTTCTTCTCAATCATTTCTTACGTTGAGAAAACCGATAAAGCTTCTACCTGATTTTATTTTTTCTTCTCTTACAAGACTACTATATCGGCATTTGGCATAA
- a CDS encoding SDR family oxidoreductase encodes MGKVLVTGGAGFIGSHLVDRLLKDGCDVVVLDDFSTGRPQNLEHHKNNRKLKLVQIDISEYSKIEKFFKNVDWVFHLAALADIVPSIKKPFKYHKSNVNGTISVLEASRVNEVKRFVYAASSSCYGIPDQYPTPETAEIRTEYPYALTKNIAEQYVIHWGKIYGLPVVSLRMFNVYGPRSRTSGTYGAVFGVFLAQKLHNKPFTVVGNGNQTRDFTFVSDIVDAYIQVAESDMCNEIFNLGSGQTYSINRLVELLGGDILYVPKRPGEPDCTFAEISKIQKMIGWKAVIPFENGVQTMLDNIDYWQEAPVWTPEKIKEATREWFQYLGK; translated from the coding sequence GTGGGCAAAGTATTGGTAACCGGAGGGGCTGGTTTTATAGGGAGTCATTTAGTTGATAGACTTCTTAAAGATGGTTGCGATGTGGTGGTTTTAGATGATTTTTCTACAGGCCGTCCTCAAAACCTTGAACATCATAAAAACAATAGGAAATTAAAATTAGTTCAAATTGATATTTCCGAATACAGTAAAATAGAAAAATTTTTTAAAAATGTTGACTGGGTTTTTCATCTTGCAGCCCTTGCTGACATTGTGCCCTCCATTAAAAAACCATTTAAATATCACAAGTCAAATGTTAATGGAACCATCAGTGTACTTGAGGCGTCCAGAGTGAATGAGGTAAAACGATTTGTATATGCAGCATCTTCGTCCTGCTATGGTATTCCGGATCAATATCCAACTCCTGAAACTGCTGAGATTAGAACGGAGTACCCCTATGCTCTGACAAAAAATATAGCAGAGCAATATGTCATACATTGGGGAAAAATCTATGGATTGCCCGTTGTCTCTTTGCGAATGTTTAATGTTTACGGTCCCCGCTCACGAACTTCAGGAACTTATGGGGCTGTTTTTGGGGTGTTTCTTGCCCAAAAATTGCATAATAAACCGTTCACTGTTGTCGGAAACGGGAATCAGACTCGTGATTTTACCTTTGTCTCTGATATTGTAGATGCTTATATTCAGGTTGCAGAGTCTGATATGTGCAACGAAATATTCAATTTAGGGAGTGGTCAAACTTACAGTATCAACAGGCTTGTTGAATTATTGGGCGGAGATATCTTATATGTCCCGAAGCGACCTGGAGAGCCTGATTGTACATTTGCTGAAATATCTAAAATTCAAAAAATGATTGGGTGGAAAGCTGTGATTCCATTTGAAAACGGTGTGCAAACAATGTTGGATAATATTGATTACTGGCAAGAGGCACCTGTATGGACTCCAGAAAAAATAAAAGAGGCAACAAGGGAATGGTTTCAGTATTTAGGTAAATAA